The Gloeobacter morelensis MG652769 genome contains the following window.
GACCCAGAAGTGATCCGGCCGCTCGGGGTCGCGGGCGGTGATGTGCCCGGCGATGCCTTCGTCGAAGCCGTAGCGGGCAAACAGCCGAAAAGCCGCCGCCAAACGCTCCTTGAGGTGGCGACGCTCTTCGGCCGGATGGGTAAAGACCGGCGGTTCGGGAATGGCCGGTTGCAGGCGGGTGATGGTTTCCATAGCTCTGGGGGCCGGGTGTCGATGCACCCTGGCCCCTAAAATTGTGGCACGGAGCGCGGCGGTCCCCCGCGACAAATGGTTGCACCGTGGAGCTGTGGGAGCTGGATTTTTATCGCTGTGCGCTGGTGGGAGCCGATGGACAGGTGCGCTGGGAATTGCTCGTCTGCACCGCCGAGGGCAACCCGCTGCGCGCGCAATTTTGTGCGGCAGGCGAAGCGAACGCGGTATGGCTTGAAGCGCAACTGGCAGAACTGGCAGCGAGCCGGGGCGGGCCGCCCTTGCAGATACGCGCCTTTCGCACCGCCACTTTCAACCTGGCAGGACCGGCCTGCCGCCGGCTGGGCATTCCCCTGCGCCATAGCCGCCGGGCCATCGCCGTGCAGCGCTGGCGCGCCGAACGCGAGGAGTCGCAATACCCGCAGATGCCGGACTATCGCCCCCTACCCCCGGGCGCACCTCAGCAAAAGGCCGTTCCCGCCCCCATCCCCGACGCCCAGCTGCCGGAGCGCTGGGGATTTAGCGCCCTGCCCGGCACCGAACTGGGTCAGCTGCGGCAATTGCCGATTGCTCACCTCGAAGTGCCCCTCCTCAACGGTATCGACGCACCGGTGCCCGGGGTGTTTTTGTTTTCCAGGCGCGACCGCGACCTTGCCTCCTGGCTCGCCGCCCGCGAACCGGTGAGTCTGCAGTACACCCAGGCGGAGATCGATGGACTGCTCCTGGAGGCAGGCCTCGACGAGCGCTGGATCCTCGCCACCTTCGACGACCCCGGCATGCGCGAACGGGGACGCCAGTTCGCCGAGCGGCTCGCGGCAAGCCGCGGACTGCACTTTCTGGCGGTCCAACCGGCGGAGGGCAGCCCCCAGATCGCCGGCTTCTGGTTACTGCAGACCCCCGGCGGCTGACCAGCTACCGGCGCAAGCGATCCCCGGCCGCCAAACTCTTCGTAAAGTTTAATAAACTTCGTGCTGTCATACCATTGGCGGCCTGTAGTATGGGCGGCATCCCAGTCAGTTGCATCCCGATGAAGGGATTTGAAATGGACGACAGCAAGCACAAAGTCACGCTCTACCTGCCGCCGCAGTTGCATCGCCAACTCAAGATCAAAGCCGCCGTCGAGGAGCAGCCGATGTCGGTGCTCGCCGAGCGCGCTTTGCAGTTCATGCTGGCCCATCCGGAGGCGATCGAGGCGACCCACGGTCGCACCCACCGGGTCTACCAATGTCCGGAATGTCGCACCGCCGTGGTGTTGCGCTCCGACAACCTTGAAACCCTGCCCCGCACCAAGGCGATTCTGGCCGACGCGCCAATCGCCGAGGCCGCAGCAGGCGTTCCCGAAAGCGGCACTGTTCAGGAGCGCGAAGAGTTGTCCCTGGTGCACTGAGATCCTCCCGGCCACGCGGTGAATCGCCATGCAAGAGTTAGAAGTTCTCATCCAGGCTCACTACCCTCTTATTTATCTGCTGACTCCTGAGGAGGAGCGCGCAGAGCAGGCTATCGCCGCCATCTCGCAGCTGAAGCCGCCGCGCAAGATTTTCTTGTGGACGGTGACCCACGGCATCATCGAGTACGGCCGTCCCCGCACGCTCACCCAGCACAACACCGTATCGCCGGAAGCGGCCATCGAGTGGGTCACCCGCCAGCGCGAGCCGGGTATCTTTATCTTCAAGGACTTGCATGCATTTATCG
Protein-coding sequences here:
- a CDS encoding Tab2/Atab2 family RNA-binding protein; protein product: MELWELDFYRCALVGADGQVRWELLVCTAEGNPLRAQFCAAGEANAVWLEAQLAELAASRGGPPLQIRAFRTATFNLAGPACRRLGIPLRHSRRAIAVQRWRAEREESQYPQMPDYRPLPPGAPQQKAVPAPIPDAQLPERWGFSALPGTELGQLRQLPIAHLEVPLLNGIDAPVPGVFLFSRRDRDLASWLAAREPVSLQYTQAEIDGLLLEAGLDERWILATFDDPGMRERGRQFAERLAASRGLHFLAVQPAEGSPQIAGFWLLQTPGG